Proteins found in one Paenibacillus sp. FSL R10-2782 genomic segment:
- a CDS encoding glycosyltransferase: MSVIFIIQNIVSFFKIMFSYLCGIYYVLYSLYIRAKIKYNPLQLLTNNSWYGNWISSNELYTDEDVIENCNSFKLNPLISILLPVYNVDESYLRECIESVLHQYYENWELCIADDCSTSSHIHKVLEEYRLKDKRIQVVYRSRNGHISACSNTALEMARGEYIALLDNDDILSPYALYEIANRINKFPDVDILYSNEDKLENGERKQPFFKKKWNLSLLLHVNYICHLVVYKTLLVKKIGGFREGYEGVQDWDLAIRALEKTNKVQHIAKVLYHWRISPTSTAGGENVKPYVKLRKKEIRSEFLKKQIRRG; the protein is encoded by the coding sequence ATGTCTGTGATTTTTATTATTCAAAATATAGTTAGTTTTTTTAAAATAATGTTTTCTTATTTATGTGGTATATACTACGTTCTTTATAGTTTATATATACGTGCTAAAATAAAATATAACCCTTTGCAATTACTGACTAATAATAGCTGGTACGGTAATTGGATTAGTTCTAATGAGCTTTATACTGATGAGGATGTAATCGAAAATTGCAATTCGTTTAAATTGAATCCACTAATCTCCATTCTGTTACCTGTGTACAATGTTGACGAAAGCTATTTAAGAGAATGCATTGAATCTGTGTTGCATCAATATTATGAAAATTGGGAATTATGTATAGCCGATGATTGCTCTACCTCCTCGCATATACATAAAGTTCTTGAAGAATATCGATTGAAAGATAAAAGAATCCAAGTTGTATATAGGAGTAGAAATGGTCATATTTCTGCTTGCAGCAATACGGCATTAGAAATGGCTCGTGGTGAGTACATCGCACTTCTAGATAACGATGATATTTTATCTCCATATGCATTATATGAGATCGCCAATCGGATAAATAAATTTCCAGATGTCGATATTTTATATAGTAACGAAGATAAATTAGAAAATGGTGAAAGAAAACAGCCTTTTTTCAAGAAAAAGTGGAATCTCTCATTACTGCTGCATGTTAATTATATTTGTCATCTAGTTGTTTATAAAACTTTATTAGTAAAGAAAATAGGGGGCTTTAGAGAGGGATATGAGGGAGTGCAAGACTGGGATTTAGCTATAAGAGCTTTGGAAAAGACCAATAAAGTTCAGCATATTGCTAAAGTACTTTATCATTGGAGAATATCACCTACATCTACAGCTGGTGGGGAAAATGTTAAACCTTATGTTAAATTAAGGAAAAAAGAAATTAGAAGTGAATTCTTGAAAAAACAGATTAGAAGGGGATAG
- a CDS encoding ABC transporter ATP-binding protein, which yields MNTPETIVYIENISMCFNMTSEKITTFKEYLIKRFKNQISYTEFWALKNVSFKINKGELFGVLGLNGAGKSTLLKVVAGVLKPTEGSVNVYGKIAPLIELGAGFDAELTARENIFLNGAVLGYSKREMKQKFKEIVDFAELEEFIDVPVKNFSSGMYARLGFAIATAATPDVLIVDEILSVGDFKFQQKCENKIKDMVENGTSVILVSHSIDQIRNLCSRGAILEKGQLIKVGDISDVCDFYYSKYS from the coding sequence ATGAATACACCTGAAACGATTGTCTATATAGAAAATATCTCCATGTGTTTCAATATGACAAGTGAAAAAATAACTACATTTAAGGAATATCTTATAAAACGCTTTAAAAATCAAATTTCTTATACTGAATTTTGGGCTTTGAAAAATGTTAGCTTTAAAATTAATAAGGGAGAACTATTTGGAGTTTTGGGACTTAATGGGGCCGGTAAAAGTACACTTTTAAAAGTTGTTGCTGGTGTTTTAAAGCCTACTGAAGGAAGTGTAAATGTATATGGGAAGATAGCGCCTCTAATTGAACTGGGGGCTGGATTCGATGCGGAACTTACAGCAAGAGAAAATATTTTTTTGAATGGTGCAGTTTTAGGGTATAGCAAAAGAGAAATGAAACAAAAGTTTAAAGAAATTGTTGATTTTGCTGAGCTAGAAGAGTTCATAGATGTCCCTGTTAAAAATTTTTCTTCGGGAATGTATGCACGTTTGGGCTTTGCTATCGCTACAGCAGCAACACCAGATGTTTTGATTGTCGATGAAATATTGTCAGTGGGTGATTTTAAGTTTCAACAAAAGTGTGAAAACAAAATAAAAGATATGGTTGAAAATGGAACAAGTGTCATATTAGTTTCCCATTCTATTGATCAAATTCGTAATTTATGTAGTAGAGGAGCTATTCTTGAAAAGGGGCAGCTGATCAAAGTGGGTGATATTTCTGATGTCTGTGATTTTTATTATTCAAAATATAGTTAG
- a CDS encoding ABC transporter permease, translating into MKQLKGYFKNFFRYKDLLKLLVIKDIKIKYKRSVLGILWSVLNPLLTMLIITLVFQELFKFNVKNFAAYVISGQVLFNFFSDATSMAMSSIYSSGQIIKKVYIPKYIFPLSKVIYSLVNLLFSFCAVLIVCLVTGVEMNINIIFSFVSILYVFIFSLGVGLILCSLVVFFRDIEHIYGVLMTAWMYATPIIYPMNIMPDKYMFMLMANPFFYFLAHFREALLYGHVPPLSLNLQCASYAIVTLLAGLYLFKKRQDKFILYI; encoded by the coding sequence ATGAAACAGCTAAAAGGTTATTTCAAAAATTTCTTTAGATACAAAGATTTATTGAAGCTTTTAGTTATTAAAGATATAAAAATTAAGTATAAAAGGTCTGTGCTAGGAATTCTTTGGAGCGTGCTTAACCCATTATTAACTATGCTTATTATAACGTTGGTTTTTCAAGAACTATTTAAATTTAACGTTAAAAACTTTGCTGCTTATGTAATTAGTGGGCAAGTACTTTTCAACTTTTTTTCAGATGCAACCTCAATGGCTATGTCTTCAATTTACTCTTCGGGGCAAATTATTAAAAAGGTTTATATTCCAAAATATATATTCCCTCTTTCTAAAGTGATTTATTCACTTGTAAATCTATTGTTTTCGTTTTGTGCAGTTTTAATTGTTTGTTTGGTTACGGGCGTTGAAATGAACATTAATATTATTTTTAGTTTTGTATCTATTTTATATGTTTTTATTTTCAGTCTTGGGGTAGGACTTATTTTATGTAGTTTAGTGGTGTTTTTTAGAGATATTGAACATATTTATGGGGTTCTAATGACTGCTTGGATGTATGCCACTCCAATAATATATCCAATGAATATTATGCCGGACAAGTATATGTTTATGCTTATGGCCAATCCATTCTTTTATTTTTTGGCTCATTTTAGAGAAGCGCTTTTGTATGGACATGTTCCACCGTTATCTTTGAATCTGCAATGTGCTAGTTACGCTATTGTGACTTTATTAGCAGGCTTGTATTTGTTCAAGAAAAGACAAGATAAATTTATTTTATATATTTAA
- a CDS encoding O-antigen ligase family protein codes for MSNPVYGKQAKTSTRDDKRPAIFWVLIVGIILFLGWAPFQAALFNGQMLDFEKPLYWALIISTVLLILGIVTYYKKFKLEDQRDWLAVFVMLLPLTYVLSLISAASHYLAMNMVLVQCIYASLFIITLYALRDRLSNRIIQTAIMTVAYLIIGFGFINWFGQWVLAGRLVGWFSSMVTGNHYTDAVMTDSNGLRLTSVFQYANTYAAFLMAFLFAAVFCLMQSKTWYRKAVHGFMLVPILVSLFLTLSRGGLVMLPVVFVLLLLFFKPARQILWILHCAIAGVVSLAILSPITNWGLQLNQTYNGAEAAKGWGLLIGASVVTAVVLWLIQASLGSHLEKGLQGLASRKLSNLWLPVGSVIVIGVVAFLLIGTGLRSFLPANVETRLENINFQQHSVLERITFYSDASKLIADYPLIGAGGGGWATLYEKYQDYGYTSRQAHNFFMQYLVEVGILGFIIFMAFILYIFYKYIKGYIKKDEEHQDSHFLYLILTMSILLHSLLDFNMSYVFMGMLVFIGLGGMAAAMDTQPVKRLAMKSEGFRPIYSIVIGILSIVLLFAGLRFIQASSAAREAKALESSNSFEERQAAYNKDLDLRPTHIDSIVGLSRMYYQVYQQTKREEFYTGGLAVLGLGLSAEPFNKNMLIIEMRLEQAKGNNDKAFAILENNRANFNWDLDWHNLLITQAFEFGNKARLAKDTANEKKYFDAGMSAYQRILDGMAHLKTLPPTQLTGRPFEITPSIALNAGKIQFVSGKPAEAANILKNGLRDDLSDATDREVARYYIAALQKQGQDDKALYDKLIKADPKEKEQIAQLKSEK; via the coding sequence TTGTCGAATCCAGTATACGGGAAACAGGCCAAAACGTCGACCCGTGACGATAAAAGGCCGGCTATTTTTTGGGTGTTAATTGTTGGGATTATTCTCTTTTTGGGTTGGGCCCCCTTCCAGGCTGCACTTTTTAATGGGCAAATGCTCGATTTTGAGAAGCCCCTGTATTGGGCTTTGATCATCAGCACGGTTCTACTGATTTTGGGAATCGTAACCTATTATAAGAAATTCAAATTGGAAGATCAAAGAGACTGGTTGGCGGTGTTTGTTATGTTGCTCCCGCTGACATACGTACTCTCATTGATTTCCGCTGCTTCTCATTATCTCGCGATGAACATGGTATTAGTTCAATGCATCTATGCCTCATTGTTCATCATTACATTGTACGCCTTGCGAGATCGGTTGAGCAACCGGATCATCCAAACGGCGATTATGACCGTAGCTTACCTTATTATAGGCTTCGGATTCATTAACTGGTTCGGGCAGTGGGTGCTGGCTGGTCGCTTGGTAGGATGGTTCTCGTCAATGGTCACTGGCAATCATTACACTGATGCTGTTATGACAGACTCCAACGGTCTACGTCTTACATCAGTGTTTCAGTACGCGAATACATATGCGGCATTTTTGATGGCGTTTTTGTTCGCGGCGGTCTTTTGTCTGATGCAGTCGAAGACGTGGTATAGAAAAGCGGTACACGGCTTTATGCTGGTGCCTATTCTGGTATCACTATTCCTGACTCTTTCACGTGGTGGTCTCGTGATGCTGCCCGTAGTGTTTGTACTGTTACTCTTGTTCTTTAAACCTGCACGTCAAATTTTGTGGATTCTGCATTGTGCAATTGCGGGTGTAGTTTCACTTGCTATTTTGAGCCCTATTACAAACTGGGGATTGCAGCTGAATCAGACCTACAATGGCGCTGAGGCGGCAAAAGGCTGGGGACTGCTGATTGGTGCTTCTGTCGTGACTGCTGTTGTTCTCTGGCTCATACAAGCCTCTCTGGGGTCTCATCTGGAGAAAGGCCTGCAAGGTCTGGCTTCACGCAAGCTGTCAAACCTGTGGCTTCCTGTTGGCTCTGTGATCGTCATTGGTGTAGTTGCGTTCCTGCTGATCGGTACAGGGCTACGGAGCTTTCTGCCAGCCAACGTGGAGACACGTCTGGAAAATATCAACTTCCAGCAGCATAGTGTGCTGGAACGTATAACCTTTTACAGCGATGCTTCCAAGCTGATTGCCGATTATCCGTTGATTGGTGCGGGCGGCGGCGGTTGGGCTACGCTGTATGAAAAATACCAAGATTATGGTTATACAAGCCGTCAGGCACATAACTTCTTCATGCAGTATCTGGTAGAGGTCGGTATTCTTGGATTCATCATTTTTATGGCGTTCATTCTTTATATTTTCTACAAATATATTAAAGGTTACATCAAGAAGGATGAGGAGCATCAGGATAGTCACTTCCTTTACCTGATCTTGACGATGTCTATTTTGCTCCATAGTCTATTGGACTTTAATATGAGTTATGTGTTCATGGGCATGCTGGTGTTTATAGGGTTGGGCGGTATGGCCGCCGCGATGGATACACAGCCTGTAAAACGCTTGGCGATGAAGTCAGAGGGCTTCCGTCCGATTTACAGCATCGTTATCGGTATCCTCAGCATTGTGCTTCTGTTTGCAGGACTGCGCTTTATACAAGCCAGCAGTGCTGCTAGAGAAGCCAAAGCGCTGGAAAGCAGCAATTCTTTTGAAGAAAGACAAGCTGCCTACAATAAGGACTTGGATCTGCGTCCAACTCACATTGATTCAATTGTTGGCTTGTCTCGTATGTATTATCAGGTATATCAGCAAACCAAGCGCGAAGAGTTCTATACAGGCGGTCTTGCCGTTCTCGGCCTGGGATTGAGCGCAGAACCGTTTAATAAAAATATGTTGATCATTGAGATGAGACTTGAACAAGCCAAAGGAAACAATGACAAGGCCTTTGCCATTTTGGAAAATAATCGTGCTAATTTCAATTGGGATTTGGATTGGCACAATTTGCTGATCACTCAAGCGTTTGAGTTTGGTAATAAAGCTCGTTTGGCCAAGGACACTGCGAATGAGAAAAAATACTTTGATGCTGGAATGAGTGCCTATCAACGTATTCTGGATGGTATGGCTCATTTGAAAACTTTACCTCCCACACAGCTCACAGGTCGCCCTTTTGAAATTACACCTTCAATTGCATTGAATGCCGGCAAGATTCAGTTCGTATCAGGTAAGCCTGCTGAGGCTGCCAACATTCTGAAAAACGGCTTGAGGGATGATTTGAGCGATGCTACCGATCGTGAGGTCGCCCGTTACTACATCGCTGCGTTGCAAAAGCAGGGACAGGATGATAAAGCTTTGTACGACAAGCTGATTAAAGCTGATCCGAAGGAGAAAGAGCAAATAGCTCAGTTGAAATCGGAGAAATAG
- a CDS encoding IS3 family transposase (programmed frameshift): MAKVTTQEKIQAVKRYLEGKEGQKSIARSIGVSHSILLTWIRQYEHHGEQGFENGYTTYSVEDKLKVLHYINEHGTSIREAAAIFNIPTHSLVLRWKNQLETEGVDALKSKKKGRPSMKEESKKPTPVEGSIEALQAEIERLRMENAYFKKVECLSSKQGKITKQDKVKVIFELRLKYPVTALLQLAQIPRSTYYYWVNTFGEPDKDADLKSRIQAIYQEHKGRYGYRRIRDQLHSEKLQVNHKKVQRIMSELGLKCTVRMKKYRSYKGTVGKIAPNILNRDFNATKPNEKWVTDITEFKLFGEKLYLSPLLDLFNGEIITYTVESRPVYSLVSKMLDKALEQINEGDSLMIHSDQGWHYQMSPYQHTLKEHGITQSMSRKGNCYDNAVIESFFGILKSEFLYTQEFESIEHFKEELDQYITYYNNDRIKARLKGMSPAQYRAHTLKIA; the protein is encoded by the exons AGGAAGGACAGAAAAGCATAGCGAGGAGTATAGGAGTATCGCATAGTATACTCCTAACATGGATTCGACAGTACGAACATCATGGAGAACAGGGTTTTGAAAATGGCTATACAACCTATTCCGTGGAAGATAAACTAAAGGTGCTTCATTATATAAACGAACATGGGACATCTATCCGCGAAGCAGCTGCGATCTTCAATATACCAACACATTCTCTGGTACTACGTTGGAAGAACCAACTAGAGACAGAAGGTGTAGATGCCCTCAAATCAAAGAAAAAGGGGCGTCCATCCATGAAAGAAGAATCCAAGAAACCTACTCCAGTTGAAGGCTCTATCGAGGCGTTACAAGCGGAAATAGAACGTTTGCGTATGGAGAATGCCTACT TTAAAAAAGTTGAATGCCTTAGTTCAAAGCAAGGAAAAATCACAAAGCAAGACAAAGTGAAAGTCATTTTTGAACTAAGGCTGAAATACCCCGTTACGGCTCTGCTGCAACTGGCTCAGATACCACGTAGTACGTATTACTACTGGGTGAACACATTCGGAGAACCAGATAAAGATGCTGACTTAAAATCCCGTATTCAAGCCATTTATCAAGAGCATAAAGGCCGCTATGGATACCGCCGAATTCGAGATCAATTGCACAGTGAAAAGCTCCAAGTCAACCATAAAAAAGTACAACGAATCATGAGTGAACTTGGTTTGAAATGTACGGTACGAATGAAAAAGTACCGTTCATATAAAGGAACTGTTGGTAAAATCGCACCCAACATTTTAAATCGAGACTTCAACGCAACGAAGCCTAATGAAAAATGGGTGACGGATATTACGGAATTCAAGTTATTTGGTGAGAAGCTGTATTTATCCCCCCTATTGGACTTATTTAACGGTGAAATCATTACGTATACAGTGGAATCACGCCCCGTCTACTCTCTTGTTTCCAAGATGCTGGACAAGGCATTGGAACAAATAAATGAAGGAGATTCGCTCATGATTCATTCAGATCAGGGATGGCACTACCAAATGAGCCCATACCAACACACGTTAAAGGAACATGGAATAACACAAAGTATGTCGCGTAAAGGCAATTGCTATGACAATGCCGTGATCGAGAGCTTCTTTGGCATTCTAAAATCCGAATTTTTATACACACAAGAATTTGAAAGCATCGAACACTTCAAAGAGGAACTTGATCAATATATCACGTACTACAATAACGACCGTATAAAGGCAAGATTAAAGGGCATGAGTCCCGCTCAATACCGGGCTCATACCCTCAAGATAGCTTAA